A window of the Brassica oleracea var. oleracea cultivar TO1000 chromosome C1, BOL, whole genome shotgun sequence genome harbors these coding sequences:
- the LOC106294872 gene encoding protein DA1-related 1 yields the protein MGWLTKILKGSSHKYSDGQANRRYNREDRSLLDTPRYSAEGSDFDKEEIECAIALSLSEQERVIPQDDKGKKVIEYKSETEEEDEDEDEEEEEDDEEHMRAQVEAEEEEEKKLAQAQIEEEEKRRAEEAELEELEKQLAKARLEEEEVRRAKAQLEEDEQLAKALQESMNVGSPPPGYDSGSVFPSYPFLVPSRICTGCRAEIGHGRFLSCMGGVWHPECFCCHACDKPIIDYEFSMSGNRPYHKLCYKEQHHPKCDVCHNFIPTNPAGLIEYRAHPFWMQKYCPSHERDGTPRCCSCERMEPKDTKYLILDDGRKLCLECLDSAIMDTNECQPLYLEIREFYEGLHMKVEQQIPMLLVERSALNEAMEGEKHGHHHLPETRGLCLSEEQTVTTVLRRPKIGAGYKLIDMITEPCRLVRRCEVTAILILYGLPRLLTGSILAHEMMHAWLRLNGYPNLKPEVEEGICQVLAHMWLESETYAGSTLIDIASSSSSSSSAAVAIASSKKGERSDFEKKLGEFFKHQIESDSSSAYGDGFRQGNQAVLTHGLKRTLDHIRLTGTFP from the exons ATGGGGTGGCTTACTAAGATCCTTAAAGGCTCTAGCCATAAGTATTCAGATGGACAAGCCAATAGAAGATACAATAGAGAGGATAGGAGCTTGTTGGACACTCCTCGTTATTCCGCG GAAGGATCTGATTTTGACAAAGAAGAGATTGAATGCGCCATTGCGCTCTCCCTTTCTGAACAAGAACGTGTCATTCCACAAGATGACAAAGGAAAGAAAGTCATCG AATACAAATCTGAAACCGAAGAAGAAGATGAAGATGAGGATGAGGAGGAGGAGGAGGATGATGAAGAACACATGAGAGCTCAGGTGGAAGCAGAAGAAGAAGAGGAGAAAAAGCTAGCTCAAGCTCAAATAGAGGAAGAAGAGAAACGAAGAGCTGAAGAAGCTGAGCTAGAAGAGTTAGAGAAACAGCTTGCCAAAGCTAGACTAGAAGAGGAAGAAGTTAGACGCGCCAAAGCTCAGCTAGAGGAAGACGAGCAGCTCGCAAAGGCTCTTCAAGAAAGTATGAATGTGGGATCTCCTCCTCCTGGATATGATTCTGGAAGTGTGTTTCCATCATACCCCTTCCTTGTTCCATCTAG GATATGCACTGGTTGCCGAGCTGAGATTGGACATGGAAGGTTTCTGAGTTGCATGGGTGGCGTTTGGCATCCTGAATGTTTTTGCTGCCATGCTTGTGATAAGCCCATCATAGACTATGAG TTCTCAATGTCAGGAAACAGGCCTTATCACAAACTGTGTTACAAGGAGCAGCATCATCCAAAATGTGATGTTTGTCATAACTTT ATTCCTACAAATCCAGCCGGTCTCATTGAGTACAGAGCTCATCCCTTTTGGATGCAGAAGTATTGTCCTTCACATGAGCGTGATGGAACTCCTAGATGTTGTAGCTGTGAGAGAATGGAG CCGAAAGATACAAAGTATCTGATACTTGATGATGGAAGAAAGCTGTGTCTTGAATGTCTAGACTCAGCCATTATGGACACTAATGAATGCCAGCCGTTGTATCTCGAGATACGTGAGTTTTACGAAGGCTTGCACATGAAAGTGGAACAGCAGATTCCTATGCTCTTGGTGGAGAGATCAGCTTTAAACGAAGCTATGGAAGGAGAGAAACAT GGACATCATCACTTACCTGAAACTAGAGGACTCTGTTTGTCTGAAGAACAAACTGTCACAACA GTGTTGAGGAGACCAAAGATTGGTGCAGGCTACAAGTTGATAGACATGATCACAGAGCCTTGCAGGCTGGTGCGCCGTTGTGAAGTCACTGCTATTCTCATCTTATATGGACTTCCCCG TTTGTTAACTGGATCAATCCTAGCTCATGAGATGATGCATGCATGGCTTCGACTAAATG GGTATCCAAATCTTAAACCAGAAGTGGAAGAAGGGATATGTCAGGTTTTAGCTCACATGTGGTTGGAATCTGAGACTTATGCTGGCTCTACATTGATAGATATTGCATCTTCTTCTTCGTCTTCATCATCAGCCGCTGTGGCGATTGCATCGTCCAAGAAAGGTGAGAGGTCTGATTTTGAGAAGAAACTTGGTGAGTTTTTCAAGCACCAGATAGAGTCAGATTCTTCATCTGCATACGGGGATGGGTTCAGGCAAGGTAACCAAGCTGTTCTTACGCATGGTCTGAAGCGAACCCTTGATCATATTCGCTTGACCGGTACATTTCCTTAA
- the LOC106328737 gene encoding uncharacterized protein LOC106328737, translating into MKDHWQFKDIPPLSSTLHFKCKKTLMASSSHYHYHNDDDDEDYVNDYVEDYVNDYVQNFDEEPKERKQRIYMERHREDGHQMLWNDYFCETPTYNVQLFRRRFRMNKLLFLRIVNRLTTNIPYFQLGKDCTGRSSLTPLQKCTAAIRQLAHEDLQRLLYIGEQRGFPGMVGSIDCMHWEWKNCPTAWKGMYSRGTEKPTIVLEAVASSDLWIWHAFFGAPGTMNDFNILDQSPVFDDIINGIAPQVNFCVNGNPYHLAYYLTDGICPKWATFIQSIRLPQSEKHSLFAKTQEAVRKDVERAFGVLQARFAVVKNPSKLWDKEKIANIMKACIILHNMIVEDERSTFTQYN; encoded by the exons ATGAAAGATCATTGGCAATTTAAAGACATCCCTCCCCTTTCATCAACTCTTCATTTTAAATGTAAAAAAACTCTAATGGCATCTTCTTCTCATTATCACTACCATAACGATGACGATGATGAAGATTATGTTAATGATTACGTTGAAGATTATGTTAATGATTACGTTCAAAACTTTGATGAAGAACCAAAAGAGCGGAAGCAACGTATTTATATGGAGAGGCACCGAGAAGACGGCCACCAGATGCTCTGGAATGATTACTTTTGCGAGACTCCAACTTATAATGTTCAATTATTCCGACGACGGTTTCGAATGAACAAATTATTGTTCCTGCGTATTGTGAATCGTCTCACAACCAACATACCGTATTTTCAACTAGGCAAAGATTGTACCGGACGGTCTAGTCTAACACCCCTACAAAAATGTACTGCAGCAATTCGACAGTTGGC ACACGAGGATCTGCAAAGACTTCTCTATATAGGAGAACAACGTGGATTTCCGGGGATGGTTGGCAGCATCGACTGTATGCATTGGGAGTGGAAGAATTGCCCCACTGCTTGGAAAGGAATGTATTCACGAGGAACCGAAAAACCAACAATTGTTTTGGAGGCGGTAGCTTCAAGTGACCTCTGGATATGGCACGCATTTTTTGGAGCTCCAGGTACTATGAACGATTTTAATATTCTCGATCAATCACCCGTTTTTGATGACATTATTAACGGAATAGCGCCACAAGTGAACTTCTGTGTTAATGGTAATCCATACCATTTGGCATATTATCTCACTGATGGTATTTGTCCGAAATGGGCGACTTTTATTCAATCTATCCGACTTCCACAAAGTGAGAAACATTCGTTATTTGCTAAAACCCAAGAAGCTGTTCGAAAAGATGTGGAGCGTGCCTTCGGAGTTCTGCAAGCTAGATTTGCCGTAGTGAAAAATCCATCTAAGTTATGGGATAAAGAAAAAATAGCAAATATTATGAAAGCATGCATCATACTCCATAATATGATTGTCGAGGATGAACGTTCAACATTCACTCAGTATAACTAG